In Spodoptera frugiperda isolate SF20-4 chromosome 28, AGI-APGP_CSIRO_Sfru_2.0, whole genome shotgun sequence, one genomic interval encodes:
- the LOC118265154 gene encoding lysosomal-trafficking regulator isoform X4, which produces MATEEDIDTLKLYWDHFFKAETGTYEKSTWLDLFLAEFLIRVNEGANPKELIKFCPVSGVVTLVGCELLCGIHRVTSSINTHYSVPLPILDTSTPAPAPTAGGGQPHNEGNGDNANTEQKPDEQKAGLTSLFTRTNTQSSEQILRKYLLGGVAWRCLVLLKALGVEGLSCCRQLSSVLIWLFGELSGATTSTTSSGSEAVLSPATPRTPIHQLFSHKIWSKQKPIGGQTSKMQSAPASERGSVTGRSRHSAQPKLDSLERTKKRLSKQMDQSSESGDSNDDLQILNRSLTIKVVTPNDDFEYFNSTRSSNEYPNESYYDPYYTPRKPKPKAEDYINDKHREIINLEITTFQFTLIITDLLQELCKAESSLSGSEGSQISMQCINFSLRNICSLQFSSLPQPQDNAVEVSRIKVALTELLMVSLDQVLIHSDLCAKLINNGILPMLLRILEDVISKCRQNKLEYQNRKEDKTESDNLLKFVFGIAYSITAFFHCLLMQCRSVDKLREFTEQFKLYGECLKGGLLKECIELMIRIPATGDEPVVLIKKLIETVGKLVVGMKRVRSEVLHSAACARARHKACRARVAAGLHHHHDVLGDAGPGLPPAACCLAVLVATLSALLTDDEVAARPALRTKILKVMLNCGVCCCFSPGLLMESIVRLMLTHGGVAPLCLQLLEHTVYGELGASILLPKVTDQLPCSICEPCDDRREVSKKHCSHGISPIDRKSVWSFLYHYNSLLQLDNHNNVLHATVSHLLRVTPKCRMEMKSELLFSVIYPTFIVAKHRYMIRMEESAYFLTVSCLNIFASLLNTVSFAEQFIQKGGLSYVLELVSLSEFSDQCCSILEIAIIVEVFKLMKENSELSYFREMSSLASVQMLFKSLTEVTDKCYKIYRLKLPEAQFRELCDVSKERDMLALVQPAEPRAATLTASPPAPGTVEEHVEGHVDTLKHACTFWKTCAALCAHSPAFREHVLGEPALLDSYALLKLLLHALCTRTTQPQELRLLVRLVEALLTMQLSLSDVTSGRSKEVSCALVRAALATGGAGEGGAGALEGGGGLRALCEALIRVAAARTQRTHAMPRPHLAKVPPLECASGASSAECSSSEDSVAGPYASEHSEPYASRPDEGYEADVEVGKLDAPPLYRSRKLSGSMATIPSGISSPVGELSAECGEYTKSGELAHPELCVIVVDILTQLIHKLVQSRQSGSCEEAAWRAGVGVARAWCGRVGGALARARPAHPALLRRLLAPAPAMLLAATDTRLEDLQRSILELIHVLASQSIEPAELAAFLKLFTAERPPLALLLGALHRLVSTATYNTPDCILTFPVDSDNTDGIQSLAEELSYLVVNTTTSQSHHAENCAKRFHESHIRAGVVSPWSCHAVRCGVEGAGWAPWLAGFALTVWLHAQLHHTDHTECLDELSESGSEAESSAKSPRAEAGSQPAPLSHVLSVGHESLMLELWLDTGTGSFTFRLSRPEPGSNRIVSEARVAAAMPPRHWTCVALNVKELVYKRHIYIQVTLYVNGYECETVSLPVQGILVRKVTPTCVLVGHAAARGAGAGAYHLAGLRLYRAPVLTAYTALHLTAHGPDQCCQVKCESPNYPLLLTPNVLDSNIDWDQVFEISSATLRELHEQLLLTFSASAPNIINLYHQTAPLPTVFAGRVASTASLMSVSGGLPGAGAGGAGQGSSIPETLFTTWTGAPLPSRHRGLMPALYMLGGPDILLYLFARVVELEGTAREQAQALSILLRACRVDTRLHAALPATHMHRMLRAVLAAPACTVTPHLLKVILDEACSSPVLTICGDSVQLAARTDAVLLQPDLLVLLADSWRHFETEQEWCWEVEVPPGGGGAGTREPQRGSGLALVLAAVRALLRTRHPRRAFNHYQMTRTSLLDHLLRACKERFLNSDCGPLDPVASAALVDVVRGLIGAPPLLHRLALLCDFLLLMHQASDTFVTHSRANFYFLLTSETQDMSEFSTSSSKKRSSKRGKKRTEERPSVSSNSTEEVLNDNSLNSLKEKAQNRELDDRIDSSCGSTESTKQMKSKINSQIKEGRKHNASSTSENSDTPVDVDDVNHTTVEMYTSGIYHQRRVRAGAASGWSACEGLLLLLRHALALLPDHAHHQAVCSAVCAETLVVLSNQREAGARAAAVRALAALTRRASPDLARRLHAHHYYIHLANQISLYEGSWELAAACAALLTKCDVPLEDQLDDDIWVDVTEESLHRCPPLLALLPCCLGDVPLAHNLTLLCRRIIDKASLKMLSEVSLAEVVVRAVRGVGQLPDANFEGRDLLLEDLYELLNRIAVKALSIQHGVQCPQAVMELHQLLSYVEAVGGAGERRVARGAQRALYCAQLDLLEQRLQHAASAAVKHNYFTTVLTSAVSLGGDERGELGARHVATVLRALAFLLTHCPTDPVGDDAQLFHRLLSTLLMAVSGAAPGRARWWAAGSAEWAGALQELFWWGAAPAAGTRELQPALLRALYHAPQHVLALLTPHDPAQLRKLAVYLLTILKHVHGAAENGEPSVELAITDWARTWAVATQAGLSDRVPSHALAPEAAALLQQDIARWAAAAARARPHIAKVVWSKDGLASKVTESAMSVTRGVVDVQNAQRKAFMEHLRRAQAGQAAAHHAWQTLIDTYTHEQAVWHDPRTYPASWQLDDAEGPGRVRVRLRRAPLLVAERFLQPAQRHKAGPRAAPLARVLAPWLARRGGLVARLQLHETVAYMARATAVSVAAELDGELLLTDKCIHFVPDDAPPLPSRRERLYIPELQAAPQAHSWALDSVAQVATRRWCLQERAVELFLTSGHAHLLAFADTAERAAFLKALAATHHPPDRIEPDTLTDAMTQWRNGNITNWEYLMRLNGLGGRSYNDLMQYPVLPFVLADYTSRILDLDDPASFRDLSKPMAVQNKNREQHYINIYNDLKAARREGCSPLVARAPHHYASLYSNSGGVLHYLVRVPPFTELFLNYQDNNFDMPDRTFHSLATTWRLITNDSPTDVKELIPELFYLPELFHNNEGLNLGKRQCGASVDDVELPPWAADARLFTLIHRQALESAYVTEHLPHWIDLVFGYKQTGQAALDAINVFPACTYYGFDPMALEEEVDRTAAAAMVRTYGQAPRQLLRAPHPHAARDVASAGAAPAAPPVWAGVRAARWGRWAGSPALPPPVPAARRSLPAAAALHALPHARSVAVATRATALVALHAEVGGTGHTSGQGAPLALVSWGHSDNIVRLKRRRDLRPDLLLQLCALDQITKVVSCVSAGCPYPLVLGHASGRVVCVRVREAGGAVRAQCRPLHAHRAPVHALHAAPRAGLLVSASLDGHIVLWDLHKLTYIRTLPNRDMLSVTHVTISETLCDIASVHDITASNAGASTGPAGPDLDGNNDAEAYEKDAYKYKSLIRVHTVNARFVGSVKVVEEVTCICYSGAAEGVSVNGIAAGLHSGGLRLYSSWDLRPLLYLPPPDTRAPLLSLTYSSDSSLLFGCYGSGVVLAWDSCGSQRPAPVRIVPAQALF; this is translated from the exons ATGGCGACGGAGGAGGACATCGACACTCTCAAACTATATTGGGATCACTTCTTCAAAGCGGAGACTGGTACTTATGAG AAATCGACATGGCTGGACTTGTTTCTAGCCGAGTTCCTGATCCGCGTCAACGAGGGCGCCAACCCGAAGGAGCTGATCAAGTTCTG TCCTGTGAGCGGGGTGGTGACGCTGGTGGGGTGCGAGCTGCTGTGCGGCATCCACCGCGTGACGTCATCCATCAACACGCACTACTCCGTGCCGCTGCCCATCCTCGACACGTCCACGCCGGCGCCCGCGCCCACGGCCGGTGGTGGCCAGCCACATAATGAGGGAAACGGTGATAATGCCA ACACAGAACAAAAGCCAGACGAGCAGAAGGCAGGTCTCACAAGTTTATTCACACGCACCAACACGCAGTCTTCCGAACAGATACTCAGGAAGTACCTGCTGGGCGGCGTGGCCTGGAGGTGCCTCGTGCTGCTCAAAGCTCTGGGAGTTGAG GGCCTGTCGTGTTGCCGGCAGCTGAGCTCGGTGCTGATCTGGTTGTTCGGCGAGCTGAGCGGCGCCACCACCAGCACCACCAGCTCCGGCAGCGAGGCGGTACTGTCCCCCGCCACGCCGCGCACTCCCATACACCAGCTCTTCTCACATAA aatatggTCGAAACAGAAGCCGATTGGCGGGCAAACGTCCAAAATGCAGTCTGCGCCTGCTTCAGAGCGGGGCTCCGTTACTGGCAG ATCACGACACTCTGCACAGCCAAAGCTAGATTCACTCGAACGAACGAAGAAAAGACTTTCGAAGCAAATGGACCAATCCTCCGAGTCGGGGGACTCCAACGACGACCTGCAGATACTGAACCGCTCTCTAACCATCAAAGTAGTCACCCCCAACGACGACTTCGAGTACTTCAACAGCACGCGCTCGTCCAACGAGTACCCCAACGAGTCCTACTACGACCCGTACTACACGCCGCGGAAACCCAAACCCAAGGCCGAGGACTACATCAACGACAAACACAGGGAGATCATCAACCTGGAGATCACCACATTCCAATTCACTTTAATTATAACAGACCTACTACAGGAGTTGTGTAAGGCAGAAAGTAGTCTGTCCGGGTCAGAAGGATCACAGATCTCAATGCAGTGCATTAACTTCTCCCTGCGGAACATATGTTCGCTACAGTTCAGCTCACTGCCGCAACCACAAGATAATGCGGTAGAAGTGTCCAGAATAAAGGTGGCCCTCACAGAACTACTGATGGTGTCACTGGACCAGGTGCTCATCCACTCCGACCTCTGTGCCAAACTAATCAACAACGGCATCCTGCCGATGTTGCTGCGGATACTAGAAGACGTCATCTCGAAATGCAGACAAAATAAACTCGAATACCAGAATCGTAAAGAGGATAAGACTGAATCTGACAATTTGCTCAAGTTTGTGTTTGGGATCGCGTACTCAATAACCGCGTTCTTCCATTGTTTACTGATGCAGTGCCGCAGCGTGGACAAACTGCGCGAGTTCACGGAGCAGTTCAAGCTGTACGGGGAGTGCCTCAAGGGCGGGCTGCTGAAGGAGTGCATCGAGCTGATGATCAGGATCCCGGCCACGGGGGACGAGCCCGTGGTGCTGATCAAGAAGCTGATCGAGACGGTGGGCAAGCTGGTGGTGGGCATGAAGCGCGTGCGCAGCGAGGTGCTGCACTCGGCGGCGTGCGCGCGCGCGCGCCACAAGGCGTGCCGCGCGCGCGTGGCCGCCGGCCTGCACCACCACCACGACGTGCTGGGCGACGCGGGGCCCGGCCTGCCGCCCGCCGCCTGCTGCCTGGCCGTGCTCGTGGCCACGCTCAGCGCGCTGCTCACCGACGACGAGGTGGCCGCGCGGCCCGCGCTGCGCACCAAGATCCTCAAGGTCATGCTCAACTGCGGCGTGTGCTGCTGCTTCTCGCCCGGCCTGCTGATGGAGAGCATCGTGCGCCTCATGCTGACGCACGGCGGCGTGGCCCCGCTGTGTCTGCAGCTCCTGGAGCACACCGTGTACGGCGAGCTGGGCGCCAGCATCCTGCTGCCCAAGGTCACGGACCAGCTGCCCTGCTCCATCTGCGAGCCCTGCGACGACAGGAGGGAGGTGAGCAAGAAGCACTGCTCGCACGGCATCAGCCCCATCGACAGGAAGAGCGTGTGGTCGTTCCTGTACCACTACAACTCGCTGCTGCAGCTCGACAACCACAACAACGTGCTGCACGCCACCGTCAGCCATCTGCTCAGGGTCACTCCCAAGTGCAGGATGGAGATGAAGTCAGAGCTGCTGTTTAGCGTGATATACCCCACGTTTATAGTGGCCAAGCACAGGTACATGATACGGATGGAAGAGTCCGCGTACTTCCTAACCGTGTCGTGTTTGAATATATTCGCAAGTTTACTAAACACGGTGTCTTTCGCGGAACAATTTATCCAAAAAGGTGGACTCAGTTATGTGCTGGAACTGGTCTCGCTCTCTGAATTTTCCGACCAGTGCTGTTCCATACTGGAGATAGCGATAATCGTGGAAGTGTTCAAACTGATGAAGGAGAACTCGGAGCTGTCGTACTTCCGGGAGATGAGTTCGCTGGCGTCGGTGCAGATGTTGTTCAAGTCGCTGACGGAGGTGACGGACAAGTGCTACAAGATATACCGGCTGAAGCTGCCGGAGGCGCAGTTCCGCGAGCTGTGCGACGTCAGCAAGGAGCGCGACATGCTGGCGCTGGTGCAGCCCGCCGAGCCCCGCGCCGCCACGCTCACTGCGTCACCCCCCGCCCCTGGCACTGTAGAGGAGCACGTGGAGGGGCACGTGGACACGCTGAAGCACGCGTGCACGTTCTGGAAGACGTGCGCGGCGCTGTGCGCGCACAGCCCGGCCTTCCGCGAGCACGTGCTGGGGGAGCCCGCGCTGCTCGACAGCTACGCGCTGCTCAAGCTGCTGCTGCACGCCCTGTGCACCAGGACCACGCAGCCACAGGAGCTGCGTCTGCTCGTCCGCCTCGTCGAGGCACTGCTTACCATGCAGCTCTCCCTCTCAG ATGTGACATCAGGCCGTTCTAAAGAGGTGAGCTGTGCCTTGGTCCGGGCGGCGCTGGCGACGGGCGGCGCAGGCgagggcggcgcgggcgcgctGGAGGGCGGCGGCGGGCTGCGCGCGCTGTGCGAGGCGCTCATACGCGTCGCCGCCGCGCGCACGCAGCGCACGCATGCCATGCCGCGCCCGCATCTCGCCAAG GTGCCGCCGCTGGAGTGCGCGTCGGGCGCCAGCTCCGCGGAGTGCTCCTCCAGCGAGGACAGCGTGGCCGGCCCCTACGCCAGCGAGCACAGCGAGCCCTACGCCTCCCGACCTGATGAGGGGTACGAG GCTGATGTGGAGGTGGGCAAGCTGGACGCGCCTCCGCTGTACCGGTCGAGGAAACTGTCCGGATCCATGGCCACCATACCTTCAG GCATCTCGTCTCCAGTGGGCGAGCTGAGCGCGGAATGCGGCGAGTACACGAAGAGCGGCGAGCTCGCGCACCCCGAGCTGTGTGTCATCGTCGTCGATATACTCACCCAGCTCATACACAA ACTGGTGCAGAGCCGTCAGTCGGGGTCGTGCGAGGAGGCGGCGTGGCGCGCCGGCGTGGGCGTGGCGCGCGCGTGGTGCGGGCGCGTGGGCGGCGCGCTGGCCCGCGCCCGCCCCGCGCACCCCGCGCTGCTGCGGAGGTTGctggcgcccgcgcccgccatGCTGCTGGCCGCCACCGACACACGACTCGAAG ACTTGCAGCGCAGCATCCTGGAGCTGATCCACGTGCTGGCGTCGCAGAGCATCGAGCCGGCGGAGCTGGCCGCCTTCCTGAAGCTGTTCACGGCGGAGCGGCCGCCGCTGGCGCTACTGCTGGGCGCGCTGCACCGCCTCGTCTCCACCGCCACATACAACACGCCCGACTGCATACTCACCTTCCCGGTCGACAGCGACAATACTG ACGGCATCCAGTCCCTGGCCGAGGAGCTAAGTTACTTGGTAGTGAACACCACCACCTCACAGAGCCACCACGCGGAGAACTGCGCCAAGCGGTTCCACGAGTCACACATCAGAGCTG GCGTGGTGTCCCCGTGGTCGTGCCACGCGGTGCGGTGCGGCGTGGAGGGCGCGGGCTGGGCGCCGTGGCTGGCCGGGTTCGCGCTCACCGTCTGGTTGCACGCGCAGCTGCACCACACGGACCATACTG AGTGCCTGGACGAGCTGTCGGAGTCCGGTTCGGAAGCCGAGAGCAGCGCGAAGTCCCCGCGCGCGGAGGCGGGCAGCCAGCCCGCGCCGCTGTCGCACGTCCTGTCCGTCGGACACGAGTCGCTCATGCTGGAGCTCTGGCTCGACACCGGGACAG GGTCGTTCACCTTCCGGCTGTCGCGTCCGGAGCCGGGTTCCAACCGCATCGTGTCGGAGGCGCGCGTGGCGGCCGCCATGCCGCCGCGCCACTGGACCTGCGTCGCGCTCAACGTCAAGGAACTCGTCTACAAGAGGCACATCTACATACAG GTGACGCTGTATGTGAACGGATACGAGTGTGAGACCGTATCTCTTCCGGTGCAAG GTATCCTGGTGCGCAAGGTGACGCCGACGTGCGTGCTGGTGGGgcacgcggcggcgcgcggcgcgggggcgggggcCTACCACCTGGCGGGGCTGCGCCTCTACCGCGCGCCCGTGCTCACGGCCTACACGGCGCTGCATCTCACCGCGCACGGACCCGACCAGTGCTGCCAG GTGAAATGCGAGTCTCCCAACTACCCGTTGTTACTGACGCCGAACGTGCTAGACTCCAACATTGACTGGGATCAG GTGTTCGAGATCTCGTCCGCGACGCTCCGCGAGCTGCACGAGCAACTCCTGCTGACGTTCTCGGCCAGCGCGCCCAACATCATCAACCTCTACCATCAGACCGCACCGCTACCCACTG TATTCGCGGGCCGCGTGGCGTCCACAGCGAGCCTCATGTCGGTGTCGGGCGGGCTgccgggcgcgggcgcgggcggcgccggCCAGGGCTCCTCCATCCCCGAGACACTGTTCACCACCTGGACCGGAGCCCCGCTGCCCAGCAGGCACCGGGGGCTCATGCCCGCGCTCTACATGCTCGGCGGACCGGACATACTGCTATATCTCTTCGCTAGG GTAGTGGAGCTAGAAGGCACGGCGCGGGAGCAGGCGCAGGCGCTGAGCATCTTGCTGCGCGCGTGTCGCGTGGACACCCGCCTGCACGCCGCGCTGCCCGCCACGCACATGCACCGCATGCTGCGCGCCGTGCTCGCCGCGCCCGCCTGCACCGTCACGCCGCATCTACTCAAG GTGATCCTGGACGAGGCATGCAGTAGTCCAGTACTGACGATATGCGGCGACAGCGTGCAGCTGGCGGCGCGGACGGACGCCGTGCTGCTGCAGCCCGACCTGCTCGTGTTGTTGGCTGACTCCTGGAGGCACTTCGAGACTGAACAG GAGTGGTGCTGGGAGGTGGAGGTCCCCCCCGGGGGTGGGGGCGCCGGCACCCGCGAGCCCCAGCGCGGGTCGGGGCTGGCGCTGGTGCTGGCGGCGGTGCGCGCGCTGCTGCGCACGCGCCACCCGCGCCGCGCCTTCAACCACTACCAGATGACCAGGACCAGTCTACTCGACCATTTGCTCAGGGCCTGCAAG GAGCGGTTCCTGAACTCGGACTGCGGCCCCCTGGACCCGGTGGCCAGCGCGGCGCTGGTGGACGTGGTGCGCGGCCTCATCGGCGCCCCGCCGCTGCTGCACCGGCTCGCGCTGCTCTGCGACTTCCTACTGCTCATGCACCAG GCAAGCGATACATTTGTAACGCACTCTCGAGCCAACTTCTACTTCCTACTAACGTCGGAGACACAGGATATGAGTGAGTTCTCCACCAGTTCCTCCAAGAAACGGTCCTCCAAACGAGGGAAGAAGAGGACCGAAGAAAGACCAAGCGTCTCCAGCAACTCCACAGAAGAAGTGCTGAATGATAATAGTCTTAATTCCCTGAAGGAAAAGGCTCAAAATCGCGAGCTCGATGACCGGATAGACAGCAGCTGTGGTAGTACGGAATCGACGAAACAGATGAAGTCTAAGATTAACTCACAGATCAAGGAAGGCAG GAAACATAACGCGTCGTCCACGTCTGAGAATTCTGATACTCCAGTCG ACGTGGACGACGTCAACCACACCACCGTCGAGATGTACACCAGCGGGATCTACCACCAG CGGCGCGTGCGTGCGGGCGCGGCGTCGGGGTGGTCTGCGTGCGAGGgcctgctgctgctgctgcggCACGCGCTGGCGCTACTGCCCGACCACGCGCACCACCAG GCGGTGTGCAGCGCGGTGTGCGCGGAGACGCTGGTGGTGCTGAGCAACCAGCGCGAGGCGGGCGCGCGGGCCGCCGCCGTGCGCGCGCTGGCCGCGCTCACGCGCCGCGCCAGCCCCGACCTGGCGCGCCGTCTGCACGCGCACCACTACTACATACACCTCGCCAACCAG ATCTCCCTGTACGAGGGGTCGTGGGAGCTGGCGGCCGCGTGCGCCGCGCTGCTCACCAAGTGCGACGTGCCGCTCGAGGACCAACTCGAT GACGACATCTGGGTGGACGTGACGGAGGAGTCCCTGCACCGCTGCCCGCCGCTGCTGGCGCTGCTGCCGTGTTGCCTGGGCGACGTGCCGCTGGCACACAACCTCACGCTGCTGTGTCGCAGGATCATCGACAAG GCGTCTCTGAAGATGCTGAGCGAGGTGTCGCTGGCGGAGGTGGTGGTGCGGGCCGTGCGCGGCGTGGGCCAGCTGCCCGACGCCAACTTCGAGGGCCGCGACCTCCTGCTGGAGGACCTGTACGAGCTGCTCAACAGGATCGCTGTCAAGGCGCTCTCCATACAACATGGTGTACAG TGTCCGCAGGCGGTGATGGAGCTGCACCAGCTGCTGAGCTACGTGGAGGCGGTGGGCGGCGCGGGCGAGCGGCGCGTGGCGCGCGGGGCGCAGCGCGCGCTGTACTGCGCGCAGCTCGACCTGCTGGAGCAGCGCCTGCAGCACGCCGCCAGCGCCGCCGTCAAGCACAACTACTTCACCACCG TGCTGACGTCGGCGGTGTCGCTGGGCGGCGACGAGCGCGGCGAGCTGGGCGCGCGCCACGTGGCCACCGTGCTGCGCGCGCTCGCCTTCCTGCTCACGCACTGCCCCACGGACCCCGTGGGGGACGACGCGCAACTCTTCCACCGCCTGCTGTCCACGCTGCTGATGG CGGTGAGCGGTGCGGCCCCGGGGCGGGCGCGGTGGTGGGCGGCGGGCAGCGCGGAGTGGGCGGGCGCGCTGCAGGAGCTGTTCTGGTGGGgcgccgcccccgccgccggCACGCGCGAGCTGCAGCCCGCCTTGCTGCGCGCGCTCTACCACGCGCCGCAACACGTGCTGGCGCTGCTCACGCCGCACGACCCCGCGCAGCTCAGGAAG TTAGCAGTGTACCTGCTGACGATCCTGAAGCACGTGCACGGGGCGGCGGAGAACGGCGAGCCCAGCGTGGAGCTGGCCATCACGGACTGGGCGCGCACGTGGGCCGTGGCCACGCAGGCCGGCCTCAGCGACCGCGTGCCCAGCCACGCGCTGGCGCCCGAGGCCGCCGCCCTGCTGCAGCAAgacatcgcgcgctgggccgccgccgccgccagggCCAGGCCTCACATTGCCAA AGTGGTATGGAGCAAGGACGGGCTGGCCAGCAAGGTGACGGAGAGTGCGATGTCTGTGACGCGCGGCGTGGTGGACGTGCAGAACGCGCAGCGCAAGGCCTTCATGGAGCACCTGCGGCGCGCGCAGGCCGGCCAGGCCGCCGCGCACCACGCCTGGCAGACGCTCATCGACACCTACACGCACGAGCAAG CGGTGTGGCACGACCCGCGCACGTACCCGGCGTCGTGGCAGCTGGACGACGCGGAGGGCCCGGGGCGCGTGCGCGTGCGGCTGCGGCGCGCGCCGCTGCTGGTGGCCGAGCGCTTCCTGCAGCCGGCGCAGCGCCACAAGGCGGGCCCGCGGGCGGCGCCGCTGGCGCGCGTGCTGGCGCCGTGGctggcgcggcgcggcgggctGGTGGCGCGCCTGCAGCTGCACGAGACCGTGGCCTACATGGCGCGCGCCACGGCCGTCAGCGTGGCCGCCGAGCTGGACGGCGAGCTGCTGCTCACGGACAAGTGCATCCACTTCGTGCCGGACGACGCGCCGCCGCTGCCCAGCCGCCGCGAGCGCCTCTACATCCCCGAGCTGCAGGCGGCGCCGCAGGCCCACAGCTGGGCGCTGGACAGCGTGGCGCAGGTGGCCACGCGGCGCTGGTGCCTGCAGGAGCGCGCCGTGGAGCTGTTCCTCACCTCGGGCCACGCGCACCTGCTGGCCTTCGCCGACACCGCCGAGCGCGCCGCCTTCCTCAAGGCGCTGGCAGCCACGCACCACCCACCCGATAG AATCGAGCCCGACACGTTGACAGACGCGATGACCCAGTGGCGTAACGGGAACATCACCAACTGGGAGTACCTGATGCGGCTGAACGGGCTGGGCGGGCGCTCGTACAACGACCTGATGCAGTATCCCGTGCTGCCCTTCGTGCTGGCGGACTACACCTCGCGCATCCTGGACCTGGACGACCCCGCCTCCTTCCGGGACCTCAGCAAGCCCATGGCCGTGCAGAACAAGAACAGGGAGCAGCATTACATCAACATCTACAAC GACCTGAAGGCGGCCCGGCGCGAGGGCTGCAGCCCGCTGGTGGCCCGCGCGCCGCACCACTACGCCTCGCTGTACTCCAACTCCGGCGGCGTGCTGCACTACCTCGTGCGCGTGCCGCCCTTCACCGAGCTCTTCCTCAACTACCAAG ACAACAACTTCGACATGCCGGACCGCACGTTCCACTCGCTGGCCACGACGTGGCGGCTCATCACCAACGACTCGCCCACCGACGTCAAGGAGCTCATTCCGGAGCTCTTCTATCTGCCCGAACTGTTCCACAATAATGAAG GCCTGAACCTGGGCAAGCGTCAGTGCGGGGCGAGCGTGGACGACGTGGAGCTGCCCCCGTGGGCGGCGGACGCGCGCCTGTTCACGCTCATACACCGGCAGGCGCTGGAGTCCGCCTACGTCACCGAGCACCTGCCGCACTGGATCGACCTGGTCTTCGGGTACAAGCAGACCGGCCAGGCCGCGCTCGACGCCATCAACGTCTTCCCCGCCTGC ACGTACTACGGGTTCGACCCCATGGCGCTGGAGGAGGAGGTGGACCGCACGGCGGCGGCCGCCATGGTGCGCACGTACGGGCAGGCGCCGCGGCAGCTGCTGCGCGCGCCGCACCCGCACGCCGCGCGCGACGTCGCCAgcgccggcgccgcgcccgccgcgccgcccgtgTGGGCCGGCGTGCGCGCCGCGCGCTGGGGCCGCTGGGCGGGCTCCCCGGCGCTGCCGCCGCCCGTGCCGGCCGCGCGCCGCTCGCTGCCGGCCGCCGCCGCCCTGCACGCGCTACCGCACGCGCGCTCCGTCGCCGTCGCCACAAGGGCCACCGCACTCGTGGCGCTACACG